Part of the Prevotella communis genome is shown below.
CGCACACATACTCATTTTCAAACTTGCCGCCCAGCTCCTTCAGCACAATGTTGCACTTCTGAATACTGCCCGACTCCTGTTTTGCACTCTGTACGCTGAAGGCCTCGCCCTGGCGTACCACTTTCAAAATCTTTGCTTCCATTTTCGTTTATTTGTTAATAAAAATCTGTTATTAAAAATATGTTATTGTGTTACTGTGTCTTTAAATTCTTACTGTGTCTTTGAAACCCAGTTAATCTGCCATGCACTTATTCATGAACCACGCCTCCAGGTACATCCCGTTCAAATCCAGCGAGCCCCCGTCGTACGTCAGGTGAATTCCATATTTCTCTGTCATCGGGATGACGACACCCATGAATTCCCGCACCAGATTCTCACGTTCAACTTTTGACATTTTCTTCTTTTTCTTCGAAAGAATCTCGCCAGCCGTTATCTTCACCATACGCGAGCACTCTACCAACTTCTTATCCACCTTAAAGCCGATATGTCCCATCAGCATCTTCGCTATCAGCGGAGGCTCAACCTCAAAGGTCTTAAAATGCTTCTCGAATGCCTCTTCTTGTGCAACAGCATCATTGATGGCATTGCCAGCATTATGAAGGAATTCCAGACAATCCTTGACGTCATTTCGATTTCTCATGACAGAAAATTCTGCTGCTGCCCAGTGATCCTGCATCACATCATCATTGCCCACGACCTTTTCCAACTCCATTCTTATGCAGCAATCCAAATACATTGCAAGATTGCATACAGAGCTGTCATAGAGCTTTTTCAATTCTAGTACATCCATTCTTTTATTTTTGTTTTACGTCGCATCCTTTAATGCGACCTTTAAATGTTTAATTTGTTATTATTGATATGTTAATGTGTTACTGTGTCTTTAAACCCAGTTACTCTGTATCATCATGTCAAAGAGCACCGTCAAATCAGGTATTTTGTCCTGTTGACGATGCAAAGGTAGAAACAAAAAAATCACAGTGCAACCACGAAAGTCGCACTGTGAATAAGTGTGGGAATAATGGAATAAATGTGGGAATACTAGTGGGAATTATTCCCACTTCTCACCAGATTCAGGAAGCGTTTTCCTACATTATTGCGTCTTTTAGCCTCATCGCCATCAGCATCATCAAACGTCCAATTAGGAAATTCCCCTCGTGCCTTATCATAGTATTTTGTGATATTTGAACGGGAAGACATAATCTCCACTCCACATTGTCCCATATAGTCGACAAATGATGTCGGCGTGTCAAAACTGGGCAACCATTTTGTCTCATTCATCAGCATCATCACCCACGTATAATCATATAGATGTTTCAGCGTACCCTCTGCCCTCATTGTTCGCGCCGCCTGGACTATCTTCATTTCCATTTCCCCCTCTGTATCCATCTGCGCCTCATCATCCTCAATCGCAGGCATCACCTTCGCCATATCCTTATTAATCAGATCCAACATGATATCCAGTTCGAAGAATGCCCGGCGCTCCTCTTCCGTCATTTTGTGATAGTTAAACAGCAGATATTTGCCATAGCGGTTGTAGTCCAGCTTCAGGATGTCACCCTCCCACCAGTTAAATCTACGAAAGCAGGCACACATCTCCTTGAAGTCCTCGCAATACGCAAAAACATTAGACAGGCGATTCTGCACCAGGTCCAGTTGCACTTCTGCGATTTCCCGTAACGTTGGTCTGCGCGAGAATCGCAGAGGACGCTTCGTCAGGAACTCAGCAACAACCATTGTCTGCAGGTCTTTCAGGCTTTCAAAGGTCTCATCCCACTCCTGCGTCTTCCATCTTTCATACTTCATAGTGACACGGCTCGCATCGTACTTAGCCCTCTCTTGCAGATAGTACTGCCCATACAGGTGCTTCGGGATCCTTTTCATTTGTTCATAAATCTCGTTCATGGTCTCTGCCATCTCCCTGATGGCATCGAGCGTAAATGACGCTTCATTGACGTCTTTAAAATTTGTGTTCATAATTGTTTTTGGTTATGATTTTAAAAAAAAGAGCGTGCTGCATCAATGATACAACACGCTATGATTAGGGAATGCGAAGGTAATGATTAAAAAGCACTAAAAAGGAGCGTTTTTAGGGAAAAACTACAAAAAACTTGGCGTTTCTTTTGGAACTTTCAGAAATAATACTTATCTTTGCAGCGTCAGAATTTATGTTCTGGCTATCCGGTAAACATGTGAGGCCCTAGGGGCTGAGAATGCCGAGAGGAGTAAGCCTTCATCGACCCTGCTCCATTTAAAAAGTCACCTTTGGGTGACTTTTTATTTTTCATACAATTTCTTGAAATCAGCATAGAATCGTGATGATAGGGCAAATCTTCTGAGGAGTCTTTACGCCATGAGGATTAGGCAAAATATAAACACGATAACCATGTTCTACAGCTTTGCGTGCCGCCATGAGGAGCGAAGGATAATCATCATCCTGCTCGCCTCCAACCGTATAGATGAATGGATTATCAAGCAAAGCGTGAAATTCTTTCCTTCCAGCAATCTCTTTCAACTTAGCACCGAAGGCAGCACCTTCCAGTGTTTTCAACAACATTAGTTCTGCGGTTATATCGCCTTTACTGCTTGTTTTCATACGAAATGCAAAGGTACAAAGAACTCTCCACAAAAAAGAATAATCTGTCAAAAAAAATATAAATTATTATGAAGACAGGTGGAAAATCATGGTGACAAATCTGCGATTCACATCGCACTTTTCAGAATATAGAATAATTTAGTTCGCAAATGGATGAATGGAGGTGACTCTGGGATAGATTAACCATACAGCCTTTGCTGGAACTCCTTAAACGTCTGACGTGCCTGAGAAACTCCGCCCAGCGAAGAGATGCCCTCTGGCACAGAACCGAACTTCAATTCAAGCTGTGTTTTCAGTTTATCCATTCTCAGTTCGTCAACACCCGAACGGATATAGGCATTGACAAGATATTCGACGAATTGTTTCTGCGACGCTGACAACGTGTCGTAGTAGTCCTTGATTCGCTCTGCACGCTCCTGACGCTCAATGGGTGTGGTAGCATAGGCAATATACTCCAGCACATCCATCAGGTCACTCTTCTCGGCATCAATGATTCTGCGAATATCTTTCAAGACTTCCTTGCCATATCCAGCTTCATCGAGCTTCTCAAGTAATGCCTCGCGCGTATCGGGGTCGGCCCATTTCTGATGCAGGTCTTCACTCGAAGAGAAGAAATCTGGCAGTCGGCCAAACATCTCCTCGATGAACTTCTGCGAACTGACGGGCTTGCCATCGGCACCCCAGAACATGATATCATTGATAAACCTTATCCTGCGGGCTCGACCATCAGACAGTCTAACTTCCAGAATCGTAGGCACGTCTGGTTCGGGCTCTGGCGTGTCATCACGCGCCACCACAGGTTTTTCTTCTGGTATCTCGTAAACCACCTCTCTATGCTTCTTGACGCATGTACACGGATTATTGCCACACTTGGGACATACGGGCTCACCGTCCCATCCGGGGTCTGAGTATTTCAGATAGGCCTTCACGAAATCCCAAATGGTGAAGTAATACTTTCCGTCATAGATACGTGTGCCACGGCCTACAATCTGCTTGTATTCTATCATCGAGTTCACAGGACGCATCAGCACGATATGCCTGACGTTGCGCGCATCCACGCCTGTAGATAATTTCTCAGAGGTAGTCAGGATGGTGGGAATGGTCTTTTCGTTGTTCTTGAATTCTTCCAAGAAAGCCTCGCCAATCTCACCATCATTGGCTGTCACTCTTTCGCAATAGCCTTTCTTCTTCCTGTAGGCATTAATCATATCCCTGACCTCAGCCGCATGGGCTTGGGTGGCACAGAATACGATAGCTTTCTCTGTTTCGTCTATCTTGCTCAGGAACTCCTTTACGCGGGCTTCATCCCTCTGACGAATCTTGATATTCCCCTTGTAGAAGTCCTCTTCGGTATAGACCTTTCCCTGTTCCACATCGCCACTGATCACCTCATCATCGGGAGAGTAGATATAGTTATCGATGTTGCTCATCATGTTGATATGACGGAAAGGCGTCAGGAAGCCATCTTCGATACCCTGTTTCAGGGAGTACTCATAGGCATGATACGTGAAATACTGATAGGTATTCACGTTCTGGTCTACGCGAGGTGTTGCTGTCAGTCCCAGTTGCACGGCAGGCTTGAAATAATCCAGGATGCTGCGCCAGTTGCTCTCGTCGTTGGCACCACCTCGGTGACACTCGTCGATAATCACCAGGTCGAAGAAATCCTCGGGGTACTGTCCGAAATAAGGCGAGTCATCAGGGCCACACATAAAGGTCTGGAAAATGGTGAAGAAGATGCTGCCATTGGTAGGCACGCCACCGTTCTTAGCTACGGTGCCGGGCTTGATTCTCACCAGCGCATCTTTCTTAAATCCACCAAAGTCTATCATGGCCTGCTTAGCCAGCGTGTTTCTGTCGGCAAGGAAGAGGATCCTTGGGCGTGTGCCTGTATGCTTCAGGTTCCAGCGTGCCTCAAACAGTTTCCAAGCTATCTGGAAGGCAATAAACGTCTTTCCCGTTCCAGTGGCAAGAGTCAGCAAGATGCGCTTCTCACCTTTTGCAATGCCTTCAAGCACGCGTCTTACAGCCAGTTCCTGATAGTATCGGGGTTGCTTCACACCATCACTATAATAAGGTATGGTGTTGAGCTTATCGCGCAAATCATTCGATGAGCCATACACGCGTTGCCACAGCTCCTCGGGCGATGGATACAACGTTACGAAATGCTCTTCGTAGCTCTGTCTATCCATTTCCCAGATATCGTTGCCATTGGTGGCGTATGTATATCGGATACCCAGCATGTCGGCATACTCCTTGGCCTGAGCCACGCCTTCGCTGTAGCTCAGCTCGTCGCTCTTTGCCTCGACGATAGCCAACTTCACGCCTTTGTATATCAGCACATAGTCAGCACGCTTGGGCTTGCCCTTCTGACTCCTACTGATCTTACCTCTCGTAAAGGTATACTCGGTGGTGATGCGACTGCCTTCTGTCACACCCCATCCTGCAGCTTTCAGCTTTGGGTCTATCTTGTGTAGACGGGTATCCGATTCGTTCATATCTTTGCTATTTCTGCATCTATAACATACATATCACCATCTTGGTCAACTAACACGTTTCGTGGAACAACATCCCAAACCATAAAATCATTGTTCGAGAAACGCCCTGGTTCACCATTTTTATCAAACCCGAGAGCCGACATATAAGTATCAATCATTATCTGTGTAGCAGGTTTTGCTTCACAAATACGTTCCTGTTCTAATACAGGCATAATGGTTCTTCCATCATATCCTGTAAAGCCATGTAATCTATATGCTGTATTAGGAAATATCAGATTATGAAGTAAAATCTTATCAAACAATTTGCATATTCCACCACTATTTAGCAGGTTATTTACTTTGAAAATAGTAGTTTCCGAGACATACGTATCATTTTCATTGCCACTAGGACCGGGGGTTCCTAAATCGAATACATCGTCCATAGGAATCCATATACCTGCGTCCTTAGCCAACTGCTCGGCAGCACGCTGTTCTATTTCGAAGCGAGTTCCATTTGCTTTGCCATTTCCAGATTTCTCCTCATGTATTCGGCAAAGTCTTTGGAGTTCATTGGAGACTTCTTGAATTCTACGATTTTCTTCATCGTACGCTCCATTGCTTCCTTGTGAAACTGATTCAAATATGTCATCATTCATTCTGTTTTTTCTGCAAAAATACAATTATATTTTAAAATTACAACATTTTTAGGCCAAAATCTGCAATTAATTGCAGTTATTTCACCTTTAAATATTTCATCATTCAAACACTTGTCGTAATAATGCTTGTTTCAGGGCATCGCACTCGGCGATGGTCTTCTGCAGTACCTCCTCCAACTCACGGACATGAGCGGAGAGAGAATCGAGACGAGTGACAATACGCTGTTGCTCGGAGAGAGGGGGGATTGTGAGAGGCATTTCCTCAACAATACCAGCATTAATATTTAGCATGGTTGCTCCAGATGCGCTTTTCAACAAATAGTTCTTACATACTTCTGATTGAAACAACATCTGCATGAAAGCATTATCTACCTTAGCTTTAAACCTTACAAAAAGAGACCCCGTTCCGCAAAGGAAACCATCTTCATTTGATGAAACTATTGCACATCGTCCAATCTCACCTCGTCTGGCAAAGATAACATCATTTGTTCTCAATAAATAAGCTGATAGTTCTTTTGCTTTTTCCTCGGAGATAGTATAATCATTATTTGCAACTATCTTACCTTCAATCATGTGAATAGGATTAACCAAGGGAATGCCATCACTAATATAGTCCTTTTTATGTAGTAAGCTACCAAATGGCCCTATTCTTACCTGTGCTATTTCCTTCAGCTTCTTCTCCTCCCATCCCTCTTTTGGTTCCATAGCCTTAGCGAGTGCTTTTTGGAAGAGGGCACGGGCTTCGCTCAGCTTCTTTTCCGCATTCGCTTTCAGTTCTTCGATATGAGCAAAGGCTGAATCAAGGCGAGAAACAATACGCTGTTGTTCAGAGAATATGGGATATGATATTGAAATATCCATAATCTCTTTCCTGTTTATGGAAGGGAATACAGCTCCTTCCTTACCTTTAATATTATTCTTTTCTGACAAAAGGAAATAAAAAAGATAATCTTTATCGATAAGAGTATTAGGCCTAACAGCAGCTAAGCCACGACCTATACATACTCTTTGAGTTGCAAAGTTTATGTCCCCAACAGGAGCTCTTACAGACATCAAGATGTCATCTTTCATTGCGATTTTTGTTTCTTCTGATGTCCATGTTGTTGGATTACCAATATACTTTATAGTGAACTCCTTTTTCCCTTGATAAAAAGGAGTACCTTTACCCTCATTATTATAAGATTTACCATCAGGTGATTGTCCTGAAATAACTTCACAAACTTCCCCTAACTTCTTATATGTCCACCCTTCTTTCATGCCTCGTCCTCCTCGGAATTATCATCTTTCTGGTATCTATCGGTGATGTCCTCCATCTTTGCAAACAATTCCATGATTGCAGGTCTCAGACGATTTTGTTCCTCTTCACTGGCTCCAACCCTTTTATTTTCGAGTTCAATTACCTGTTTCTCCAAATCGTCATATTCACGCCTCTCTTCTTCTGTCAGACGATATTTTACGATATAGTCAATACTATCCTCGTCCTCGTCCTCCTCAGACAAATATTCTCCAAAGAGACCGTCGTCTTCGTCCTCTGGCCAAAGTGTCTCACCCAGCTTCTCAAAGAGTTCTTCAGCTTTGTGTTCCAACTTTATCAGCGAGTTGAATATCTCTCCTGGCGTGCGCTCGTCCACTTCCTCTACCTTGTGCGGATTCTTCACGCTGAGATCATAGTCCTCACCCAGCGTCGAGACATCCAGCGTCCATGAGTTCTCGCTGTCAGCCTTAGCCTGCTGCAGGTTCAGGAAGTCGGCAAGGTCATTCTCTGTCAGGGGCTGCGTCTTGGTGAAATGCTTATCCAGCTGGTAATACCAAATCTTTTCCGTTGGCTCACCCTTGGTGAAGAAGAGCACCACGGTCTTCACGCCAGCACCCGTAAACACACCACTGGGTAGGTCGAGGATGGTATGCAGGTTACACTCCTCAAGTAGCTTCTTGCGCAACAGCTTGGCGTCACCATTGCTCAGGAAGGTGTTTTTGATAACGATACCGGCACGGCCTCCTGCTTTCAGCATGCGCATAAAGTGCTGCATAAACATATAGGCGGTCTCGCTGCTCTTGATGGGGAAGTTCTGCTGCACCTCCTCGCGCTCACTACCTCCAAAGGGCGGATTGGCCAGGATAACGTTCTTCTGCTCCGATGGGGTGATGTTTGAGAGGTTCTCCGTCAGCGTGTTGGTACGGATGATATTGGGCGACTGCACGCCATGCAGAATCATGTTCATCATGGCGATGATATAAGCCAATCCCTTCAGCTCTTTGCCATAGAAGGTCTTTGTCTGAAGCGTCTCTTCCTCCGAGGCATTCGTCACTTTCTCGTGCATATAGGTATAGGCCTCACACAGGAAGCCAGCACTACCACAGGCGCCATCATAGACGGCCTCACCAATCTGAGGGTTAATGCTCTTTACGATAGTACGAATCAAGGGGCGAGGCGTATAATACTCGCCACCATTACGTCCTGCATTACCCATCTGTTTCAGACGGTCTTCATAGATCTGCGTCATCTCGTGGCGATTCTCTGCTGTCTGGAACTTCAGCTCGTCCACGCGCTCAATCACGTCGCGCAGGTTGTAGCCACTCGATATCTTATTCTTGATATTGGTAAAAATGATGCCTACCTTGTATTCTATGCTATCAACATTGTATTTTTCGGTGAAGTTCTGCAAATAAGGGAACAGCTTCTGGTTCACAAAGTCTATCAGGTCGTCGCCCACCAAGGCTCGCTTTACGTCGTAGTTGCCCTTTTCGTCAAGGGGCATGGCCCACTCGTTCCACTGGTATTCACCAGCGATAATGCGCTCATAGGTCTTCTCTTCCAGTTCTGCAGCCTGTTCGCGCGTTTTCTCCAAATCATCGAAATATTTCAAGAAGAGCACCCAACTCGACTGCTCTACATAATCCAGTGCTGTGCTGCATCCGTCATCATGATGCAGCGTGTTGTCTATTGCCTTAAATGTTGACTCAAATGCCATTATAATGTTTCTAAGTGTATAAAGTGATGCAAAGATAACCATAAAATCTAACATAACCAAATAATTCTTTAGCAAAAAGCCAAAAACATGACGTTATGACTTATGACTTATGACTTTTTGCTAAAAAATAACTGGTAAAGAGGAAGTCTAGATAAAATTGATATTTATATAATATATTATTCATATTATTATATATATTATAATATATATAATAATATGTTTTTAGTACTATCATTTTTAAAAACACCAAAAAGTCATAAGTCATAAAGCATAACGGCATAATCGAACCATCATTACACGCTCTCCTACCCTTTTTATTTTTTGCATTTTTAGCCCGAAAAATACCCCTCAAAAATGGCTGTTTTTTGGATATTTTTTTGACAGTCTCAGATATTTTTCGTACCTTTGCATTGTCAATACGAAGGGGAAAAATAACGCTCTAGTTAGCGAGAAAAATTTTCCTAGTGCACGAGGAAGTTTGGAAGCACGAAGGCGTATTTGAACCGGAAATTGACGCAAAAGAAAATATTTAACAATTTACAATCCATTTAAAACACATTTAGATTATGTCAATGAAAGTAAAAGCAAAAGAACAGTTGCAGAAGGTAGGCACCTACGCTGGTAAGTATCGCTACGTGATGATGCCTGAGTTGTACACCGCCCTCACACAGGACAAGGTAATTAAGGAGGCTGCCCTTCGCAGTGGTGTGAGCCGAGGCGTGATGCAGGCATGCTGGGATGCAGCCGGCGATGTCATCAAGGCATGGGCAACGGAAGGTCACTCGGTGGCACTGCCTGGACTGGGTACCATGCGCTTCGGTCTGCGTGCCAAGAGCGTAGAGACCGTGAACGAGGTAAAGGCAGAGCTGATCACCAGTCGCCGCATCATCTTCACGCCCGACACAGACCTGAAGGAGGAGCTGGCAAAGACCGCCATCCAGATCACCTGTTTCGACCGAGACGGTAACGAGGTGAAGCGCGTCACCTCAACATCGGGCGAAGTGGAAGACCCGGATAGCGGAAACACGGAGTCAGGGAACAACGGAAACACGGAGAACGGCGGCGGCAGTTCTAGCTCCGAATCTGGCAACGGCGGCGGTCCCGTCAATCCTTAAGCCTCGCGCAGAGTTTTAGGTCGCACAGATTTCACAGATTTCACAGATTTTAATTCGCTGAAGCGAATTGTTTATACCAGTGTCATTCTTGTAGTCATAGCCTAAAGTTTTTCTTTAGAAAAATATCTGTGTCATCTGTGTTATCTGTGCGACAATAAAAAATCAGCGTGAAATTAATAATCTATCAGAGTGAAATCAAAACATTATTACCATGAAGAACAAGACATTTTGGAAATTCGCGATTCAGACAGCCATTAGTGTGCTGTCGGCCATCGCAACGGCACTGGGAGTGACCTCGTGCATGGCGTGAAGAAAAGGTAAAAAGGTAAAAACGAAGAGGACTGACATTCTACGTCAGCCCTCTTTTTTGTTACTCCGGCACATAGATAATCTCGCCGTTGTCAAGTTCGTAGGCCACACCCACGCGCTTGCCCTTGGTGCCGTCGGCATTCGACTGGTCATCGCTGGGCGTGTAGCGATTGATTTTCTGTCCCTCCTTGGTGATAATCTCCATGTTGTCCTTGCCTGGGTTCTTCACCATGGTAAAGTCCTCCTGCGAGAACATCTCGGTCATGTTGTAACGGCTGACGAGGGCCACCATCAGGGCGAGGGCAAAGACCATCGCCACATCAAACAGGTTGCTGACCACCGACATGGGGTCGTCGTCCTCGGCCTCCGCAAGCATCGATTTATTTCTTCTTTTCAGCATAATGTTTAATGTTTAATCTTTAATGTTTAATGTTTAATGTACCAAAAAGATCCGCCAGGAACTGCAAATTCACGCTATCGTGGCGATACCAGCGCGTCTTGACCTGCCCTGTGATAAAGCCGATGGCAGCAGAGAAGAGTCCCACGACGGTGGTAGCGAAGGCCACTTGCATGTTGTAGGCCATCGAGGCAATGTCGCCCGTAGAGAGTCCCACGAGGGCAGGACCCATAGGAATGAGCGTACCCATGAGGCCAAGCATAGGTCCCATCTTGGCCAGGGTCTTACTCGTGGCCAGGTCGGCAGCGGC
Proteins encoded:
- the hsdR gene encoding EcoAI/FtnUII family type I restriction enzme subunit R gives rise to the protein MNESDTRLHKIDPKLKAAGWGVTEGSRITTEYTFTRGKISRSQKGKPKRADYVLIYKGVKLAIVEAKSDELSYSEGVAQAKEYADMLGIRYTYATNGNDIWEMDRQSYEEHFVTLYPSPEELWQRVYGSSNDLRDKLNTIPYYSDGVKQPRYYQELAVRRVLEGIAKGEKRILLTLATGTGKTFIAFQIAWKLFEARWNLKHTGTRPRILFLADRNTLAKQAMIDFGGFKKDALVRIKPGTVAKNGGVPTNGSIFFTIFQTFMCGPDDSPYFGQYPEDFFDLVIIDECHRGGANDESNWRSILDYFKPAVQLGLTATPRVDQNVNTYQYFTYHAYEYSLKQGIEDGFLTPFRHINMMSNIDNYIYSPDDEVISGDVEQGKVYTEEDFYKGNIKIRQRDEARVKEFLSKIDETEKAIVFCATQAHAAEVRDMINAYRKKKGYCERVTANDGEIGEAFLEEFKNNEKTIPTILTTSEKLSTGVDARNVRHIVLMRPVNSMIEYKQIVGRGTRIYDGKYYFTIWDFVKAYLKYSDPGWDGEPVCPKCGNNPCTCVKKHREVVYEIPEEKPVVARDDTPEPEPDVPTILEVRLSDGRARRIRFINDIMFWGADGKPVSSQKFIEEMFGRLPDFFSSSEDLHQKWADPDTREALLEKLDEAGYGKEVLKDIRRIIDAEKSDLMDVLEYIAYATTPIERQERAERIKDYYDTLSASQKQFVEYLVNAYIRSGVDELRMDKLKTQLELKFGSVPEGISSLGGVSQARQTFKEFQQRLYG
- a CDS encoding restriction endonuclease subunit S, yielding MKEGWTYKKLGEVCEVISGQSPDGKSYNNEGKGTPFYQGKKEFTIKYIGNPTTWTSEETKIAMKDDILMSVRAPVGDINFATQRVCIGRGLAAVRPNTLIDKDYLFYFLLSEKNNIKGKEGAVFPSINRKEIMDISISYPIFSEQQRIVSRLDSAFAHIEELKANAEKKLSEARALFQKALAKAMEPKEGWEEKKLKEIAQVRIGPFGSLLHKKDYISDGIPLVNPIHMIEGKIVANNDYTISEEKAKELSAYLLRTNDVIFARRGEIGRCAIVSSNEDGFLCGTGSLFVRFKAKVDNAFMQMLFQSEVCKNYLLKSASGATMLNINAGIVEEMPLTIPPLSEQQRIVTRLDSLSAHVRELEEVLQKTIAECDALKQALLRQVFE
- a CDS encoding N-6 DNA methylase, translating into MAFESTFKAIDNTLHHDDGCSTALDYVEQSSWVLFLKYFDDLEKTREQAAELEEKTYERIIAGEYQWNEWAMPLDEKGNYDVKRALVGDDLIDFVNQKLFPYLQNFTEKYNVDSIEYKVGIIFTNIKNKISSGYNLRDVIERVDELKFQTAENRHEMTQIYEDRLKQMGNAGRNGGEYYTPRPLIRTIVKSINPQIGEAVYDGACGSAGFLCEAYTYMHEKVTNASEEETLQTKTFYGKELKGLAYIIAMMNMILHGVQSPNIIRTNTLTENLSNITPSEQKNVILANPPFGGSEREEVQQNFPIKSSETAYMFMQHFMRMLKAGGRAGIVIKNTFLSNGDAKLLRKKLLEECNLHTILDLPSGVFTGAGVKTVVLFFTKGEPTEKIWYYQLDKHFTKTQPLTENDLADFLNLQQAKADSENSWTLDVSTLGEDYDLSVKNPHKVEEVDERTPGEIFNSLIKLEHKAEELFEKLGETLWPEDEDDGLFGEYLSEEDEDEDSIDYIVKYRLTEEERREYDDLEKQVIELENKRVGASEEEQNRLRPAIMELFAKMEDITDRYQKDDNSEEDEA
- a CDS encoding DNA-binding protein; translation: MSMKVKAKEQLQKVGTYAGKYRYVMMPELYTALTQDKVIKEAALRSGVSRGVMQACWDAAGDVIKAWATEGHSVALPGLGTMRFGLRAKSVETVNEVKAELITSRRIIFTPDTDLKEELAKTAIQITCFDRDGNEVKRVTSTSGEVEDPDSGNTESGNNGNTENGGGSSSSESGNGGGPVNP
- a CDS encoding smalltalk protein codes for the protein MKNKTFWKFAIQTAISVLSAIATALGVTSCMA
- a CDS encoding DUF2149 domain-containing protein — translated: MLKRRNKSMLAEAEDDDPMSVVSNLFDVAMVFALALMVALVSRYNMTEMFSQEDFTMVKNPGKDNMEIITKEGQKINRYTPSDDQSNADGTKGKRVGVAYELDNGEIIYVPE